A window of Streptomyces sp. DG1A-41 contains these coding sequences:
- a CDS encoding BTAD domain-containing putative transcriptional regulator — MDGVPDGVPRVPEQRRTDSSAESPESPESGESGGSTARAALRFGVLGPVRAWRGDEPLTTGSPQQRALLAALLLREGRTATAPELIDALWGEEPPSQALAALRTYASRLRKVLDAGVLVSESGGYAIRGLGDGALDLTVAQDLATGAEKARSAGDLCHAREVLRRALALWDGETLAGVPGPYAEAQRVRLEEWRLQLLESRLDMDLEQGCHAEAVSELTALTAAHPLRERLRELLMLALYRSGRQAEALAVYTDTRRLLADELGVDPRPGLSELQQRILQADPGLAEPSSPAPEPTSVPVRPAQLPATVPDFTGRSAFVRELGDILASAEGRVMAVSALAGIGGVGKTTLAVHVAHQARGAFPDGQLYVDLQGAGARAAEPETVLGSFLRALGTADSAIPDSLEERAALYRSVLAGRRVLVLLDNARDAAQVRPLLPGTDGCAALVTSRVRMVDLAGAHLIDLDVMSPDEALALFTKIVGEERVASERKAALDVVAACGFLPLAIRIAASRLAARRTWTVSVLAAKLADERRRLDELQAGDLAVKATFELGYGQLEPAQARAFRLLGLADGPDVSLPAAAAILDLSVEDTEDLLESLVDTSLLESAAPGRYRFHDLVRLYARACAERDELPPSERGAALSRLLDFYLASAAGVYAIERPGDRLVDHLEPTSYPGVRFENRHTAQDWLYAEAICLLACVRQSAGQPDTLPRAIDLLWAAHDLSESGANSREYEATAEALLDAARQFGLARAEARALTTLVNAYHVGGRFERADQEAERAIVLAQEADDLLPVCWARNARGIIALYQNRHEDGEEHLSRAIEHFRALGDRPGEASALCNLSRIHLATGRTQSAVALAQQGIDIYDAMGNSMRGANARYALGLALTQSGELGNAAGRLQEALEVFRDSRQRLWEGMSLFRLAEVDLAARRPAQAAANAEMALTVLRGIGGEWRRGNVLTVLGRALSGIGQTGRAQVCWQEAAAIYEELGSPEAAEVRALLSPVRAA; from the coding sequence ATGGACGGTGTACCGGACGGTGTACCGCGCGTACCGGAGCAGCGGCGTACCGACTCCTCGGCGGAGTCGCCGGAGTCGCCGGAGTCGGGGGAGTCGGGGGGATCGACGGCGCGGGCGGCGCTGCGCTTCGGCGTGCTCGGACCGGTGCGCGCCTGGCGTGGCGACGAGCCGCTCACCACCGGTTCCCCCCAGCAACGCGCCCTGCTCGCCGCGCTGCTGCTGCGCGAGGGCCGCACGGCCACGGCCCCGGAGCTGATCGACGCCCTGTGGGGCGAGGAACCGCCCTCGCAGGCCCTGGCGGCGCTGCGGACGTACGCTTCCCGGCTGCGCAAGGTGCTGGATGCCGGCGTCCTGGTCAGCGAATCCGGCGGATACGCGATACGGGGCCTGGGCGACGGCGCCCTGGACCTGACCGTCGCCCAGGACCTGGCGACCGGGGCGGAGAAGGCCCGGTCCGCCGGGGACCTCTGCCACGCCCGCGAGGTGCTGCGGCGGGCCCTGGCCCTGTGGGACGGGGAGACGCTGGCGGGCGTACCGGGCCCGTACGCGGAGGCACAGCGCGTCCGCTTGGAGGAATGGCGGCTCCAGCTCCTGGAATCCCGGCTGGACATGGACCTGGAGCAGGGCTGCCACGCGGAGGCGGTCTCGGAGCTCACGGCCCTCACCGCCGCCCATCCGCTGCGCGAACGGCTCCGCGAGCTGCTGATGCTGGCGCTGTACCGCAGCGGCCGCCAGGCCGAGGCCCTCGCGGTGTACACCGACACCCGGCGCCTGCTCGCCGACGAACTGGGCGTGGACCCGCGCCCCGGCCTGAGCGAACTGCAACAGCGGATCCTCCAGGCCGACCCGGGGCTGGCGGAGCCCTCCTCCCCGGCCCCAGAGCCCACCTCCGTCCCGGTCCGGCCCGCGCAACTTCCCGCCACGGTGCCGGACTTCACGGGCCGCTCCGCCTTCGTGCGCGAACTCGGCGACATCCTGGCCTCCGCCGAGGGCCGGGTCATGGCGGTCTCGGCCCTGGCCGGCATCGGCGGCGTGGGCAAGACGACCCTCGCCGTGCACGTGGCCCACCAGGCGCGCGGGGCCTTTCCGGACGGGCAGCTGTACGTCGACCTCCAGGGCGCGGGCGCCCGGGCGGCGGAGCCGGAGACGGTCCTGGGCTCCTTCCTGCGCGCACTCGGCACGGCCGACTCGGCGATCCCCGACTCCCTGGAGGAGCGCGCGGCGCTGTACCGCTCGGTCCTGGCCGGCCGCCGCGTCCTGGTCCTGCTGGACAACGCCCGCGACGCCGCCCAGGTACGTCCCCTGCTGCCCGGCACGGACGGCTGCGCCGCGCTCGTCACCTCCCGGGTGCGGATGGTGGACCTGGCGGGCGCCCATCTGATCGACCTGGACGTGATGTCGCCGGACGAGGCCCTGGCGCTGTTCACGAAGATCGTGGGCGAGGAGCGGGTGGCGTCCGAGCGGAAGGCCGCCCTGGACGTGGTGGCGGCCTGCGGCTTCCTGCCGTTGGCGATCCGCATCGCGGCCTCCCGACTGGCGGCCCGCCGTACCTGGACGGTGTCGGTCCTCGCGGCGAAGCTCGCCGACGAACGCCGCCGCCTGGACGAACTCCAGGCCGGCGACCTGGCGGTGAAGGCCACCTTCGAGCTGGGCTACGGCCAGCTGGAGCCCGCCCAGGCCCGCGCCTTCCGCCTGCTGGGCCTGGCCGACGGCCCGGACGTCTCGCTCCCGGCCGCGGCGGCGATCCTGGACCTGTCCGTGGAGGACACCGAGGACCTCCTGGAGTCCCTGGTGGACACCTCCCTCCTCGAATCGGCGGCCCCCGGCCGGTACCGCTTCCACGATCTGGTACGGCTCTACGCGCGTGCGTGCGCGGAACGGGACGAGTTGCCGCCGAGCGAGCGGGGGGCGGCGCTGTCGCGGCTGCTGGACTTCTATCTGGCGTCCGCGGCCGGGGTGTACGCGATCGAGCGGCCGGGGGACCGGCTGGTGGACCATCTGGAGCCGACCTCGTATCCGGGGGTGCGGTTCGAGAACCGGCACACGGCGCAGGACTGGCTGTACGCGGAGGCCATCTGCCTCCTCGCGTGCGTGCGGCAGTCCGCGGGACAGCCGGACACCCTCCCCCGGGCGATCGACCTGCTGTGGGCCGCGCACGACCTCTCCGAGTCGGGAGCCAACTCCAGGGAGTACGAGGCGACGGCCGAGGCGCTCCTGGACGCGGCGCGGCAGTTCGGCCTCGCGCGCGCGGAGGCCCGGGCGCTCACGACGCTCGTCAACGCTTACCACGTCGGCGGCCGCTTCGAGCGGGCGGACCAGGAGGCGGAACGGGCCATCGTCCTCGCGCAGGAGGCCGACGACCTCCTTCCGGTCTGCTGGGCCCGCAACGCGCGCGGCATCATCGCGCTCTACCAGAACCGGCACGAGGACGGAGAGGAACACCTCTCCCGGGCCATCGAGCACTTCCGGGCCCTGGGCGACCGCCCCGGCGAGGCCTCCGCGCTCTGCAACCTCTCCCGGATCCACCTCGCGACCGGGCGGACCCAGAGCGCGGTCGCGCTGGCCCAGCAGGGCATCGACATCTACGACGCCATGGGCAACTCCATGCGCGGGGCGAACGCCCGTTACGCCCTCGGCCTCGCCCTCACCCAGAGCGGTGAGCTGGGCAACGCGGCCGGCCGGCTCCAGGAAGCGCTGGAGGTGTTCCGCGACAGCAGGCAGCGCCTCTGGGAGGGCATGAGCCTGTTCCGGCTGGCCGA
- a CDS encoding SMP-30/gluconolactonase/LRE family protein — translation MPGEQPQTYETLDERFRTGRCQAGDSRLETLFEGCRWAEGPVYVPAGRYLLWSDIPNDRLLRWDETTGSVGVFRTPAGYPNGNTLDGQGRRITCEQGNRRVTRTEHDGSLTVIAERFRGKRLNSPNDAVVRSDGSVWFSDPEFGIATDYEGHRAQSEIGARNVYRVDPRSGEVRLAAEGFQGPNGLVFSPDERKLYVSDSVANRIRVFDVRPDGTLTGGDVFAECRSGNFDNIRFDDQGRLWAAAMDGGVHCYDPDGTLLGRILVPGTVANIRFGGARRNRLFIAADSTLYSLVMSVTGTPPLPPVSR, via the coding sequence ATGCCCGGCGAGCAACCGCAGACGTACGAGACCCTCGACGAGCGCTTCCGGACCGGCCGGTGTCAGGCGGGGGACTCGCGGCTGGAGACGTTGTTCGAGGGGTGCCGGTGGGCCGAGGGGCCGGTGTACGTGCCGGCCGGGCGGTATCTGCTGTGGAGCGACATCCCGAACGACCGGCTGCTGCGGTGGGACGAGACCACCGGGTCCGTCGGGGTCTTCCGCACACCCGCCGGGTATCCCAACGGCAACACCCTGGACGGCCAGGGCCGGCGCATCACCTGCGAGCAGGGCAACCGGCGGGTGACCCGGACCGAGCACGACGGCTCGCTCACCGTGATCGCCGAGCGGTTCCGGGGAAAGCGGCTCAACAGCCCGAACGACGCCGTCGTGAGGTCCGACGGGTCGGTGTGGTTCTCCGATCCCGAGTTCGGGATCGCGACCGACTACGAGGGACACCGCGCGCAGAGCGAGATCGGCGCCCGGAACGTCTACCGCGTGGACCCCCGCAGCGGCGAGGTGCGGCTGGCCGCCGAGGGCTTCCAGGGCCCCAACGGGCTGGTGTTCTCCCCCGACGAGCGCAAGCTGTACGTGTCGGACAGCGTGGCCAATCGCATCCGCGTCTTCGACGTCCGGCCGGACGGCACCCTGACCGGCGGTGACGTCTTCGCAGAGTGCCGCAGCGGCAACTTCGACAACATCCGGTTCGACGACCAGGGGCGCCTCTGGGCCGCCGCCATGGACGGCGGTGTGCACTGCTACGACCCCGACGGCACGCTCCTCGGCCGCATTCTGGTGCCCGGCACCGTCGCCAACATCCGGTTCGGCGGCGCCCGGCGCAACCGGCTGTTCATCGCGGCCGACAGCACGCTGTACTCCCTCGTCATGTCCGTCACCGGCACCCCGCCGCTGCCGCCGGTCAGCCGCTGA
- a CDS encoding FadD3 family acyl-CoA ligase has translation MRADTEWGSIPGLVRTAAERYADVEAVVEGRTRITYAELGARVERAAAACLAHGIRPGDRVGVWAPNTLDWIVSALGAVSAGAVLVPLNTRFKGAEAADVLRRSGARLLFVTGTFLGTSYVASLRRAAERGPGTGPLPGLPDLEHVVVLSEDAPADFLTWKDFLASGEAVGAAQVRARADAVEGSRPSDIVFTSGTTGRPKGAVITHAQTLRAYDIWSDLAGLTRGDRYLIVNPFFHTFGYKAGVIACLIRGVTMIPQPVFGVNTVLANIAAERVSVLPGPPTLLQSLLDHPARDAHDLSALRLVVTGAAVVPLRLVERLRGELGVDTVLTAYGLSEAGGVVTMCRRGDDPAVIASTSGRAIPGTQVRVVDSRGEPLTPGTPGEVLVRGFNVMTGYHEDEAATAEVLSEDGWLRTGDVGVLDAAGNLRITDRLKDMFIVGGFNAYPAEIEQLLGLHPDVAEAAVIGVPDARLGEVGRAYVVRRPGALVTADDLIAWSRREMANYKVPRTVEFVAELPRNASGKVVKGALRDGLLSG, from the coding sequence GTGCGAGCGGATACGGAGTGGGGAAGCATCCCGGGCCTGGTGCGGACGGCCGCCGAGCGGTACGCGGACGTCGAGGCGGTCGTCGAGGGCCGTACCCGGATCACCTACGCGGAGCTGGGCGCCCGCGTGGAGCGCGCGGCGGCGGCCTGCCTGGCGCACGGCATCCGGCCGGGCGACCGGGTCGGCGTCTGGGCGCCGAACACCCTCGACTGGATCGTCAGCGCCCTGGGCGCGGTCTCGGCGGGCGCGGTGCTCGTGCCGCTGAACACCCGTTTCAAGGGCGCGGAGGCGGCGGACGTCCTGCGCCGCAGCGGAGCCCGACTGCTGTTCGTGACGGGCACGTTCCTCGGCACGTCGTACGTGGCGTCGCTGCGCAGGGCGGCGGAACGGGGACCGGGCACCGGCCCGCTGCCCGGCCTGCCGGACCTGGAGCACGTGGTGGTCCTCTCCGAGGACGCCCCGGCCGACTTCCTCACCTGGAAGGACTTCCTGGCGAGCGGAGAAGCGGTCGGGGCGGCACAGGTGCGCGCGCGGGCGGACGCGGTCGAGGGCTCCCGGCCCTCGGACATCGTCTTCACCTCGGGCACGACGGGCCGCCCGAAGGGCGCGGTCATCACCCACGCGCAGACGCTGCGGGCCTACGACATCTGGAGTGACCTGGCGGGTCTGACGCGGGGCGACCGCTACCTCATCGTCAACCCGTTCTTCCACACCTTCGGCTACAAGGCCGGGGTGATCGCCTGCCTGATCCGGGGCGTGACGATGATCCCCCAGCCGGTGTTCGGCGTGAACACGGTCCTGGCCAACATCGCGGCGGAACGGGTCTCCGTGCTTCCCGGCCCCCCGACCCTCCTCCAGTCCCTCCTGGACCATCCGGCACGGGACGCGCACGACCTGTCGGCACTGCGCCTCGTGGTGACGGGAGCGGCGGTGGTGCCGCTGAGACTCGTCGAGCGGCTGCGCGGGGAACTCGGCGTCGACACGGTCCTGACGGCCTACGGCCTCTCCGAAGCCGGCGGCGTCGTCACGATGTGCCGGCGCGGCGACGACCCGGCGGTGATCGCTTCCACGTCGGGCCGCGCGATCCCCGGCACACAGGTACGGGTGGTGGACTCCCGGGGCGAGCCCCTGACACCCGGCACGCCGGGCGAGGTCCTGGTCCGCGGCTTCAACGTCATGACCGGCTACCACGAGGACGAGGCGGCCACCGCCGAGGTGCTGTCGGAGGACGGCTGGCTGCGCACGGGCGACGTCGGCGTCCTGGACGCCGCGGGCAACCTGCGCATCACCGACCGCCTCAAGGACATGTTCATCGTCGGTGGCTTCAACGCCTACCCCGCGGAGATAGAGCAACTCCTGGGCCTGCACCCGGACGTGGCGGAGGCGGCGGTGATCGGCGTCCCCGACGCCCGGCTGGGGGAGGTCGGCAGGGCCTACGTCGTACGGCGGCCGGGCGCTCTGGTGACGGCGGACGACCTGATCGCCTGGTCCCGCAGGGAGATGGCGAACTACAAGGTCCCGAGAACGGTGGAGTTCGTGGCGGAGCTGCCCCGCAACGCGAGCGGAAAGGTCGTGAAGGGGGCGCTGCGCGACGGCCTGCTCAGCGGCTGA
- a CDS encoding lipid-transfer protein gives MAAGSGGLKDATAIVGIGQTPFAKRLPEDERTLACRAVLAALDDAGIAPGEVDALASYTMEETDEVELAKACGFGDLTFFSKVGYGGGGSCATVAHLAAAVATGQASVGVAWRSRKRGSGPRPWTDTAVQLPTPAQWTRPFGLLRPVDEIAMLARRYMHEYGATRDHLFNVALACRNRANQNPAAIMYDRPLTREMYMTSRWISEPLCLFDNCLETDGALACVVVSAERARDCRRKPVYVHSAAQSLPAQHHGMVNYWNDDPLTGPAWTAARHLWKHSDLTPQDVDVAQIYDAFTPLVLLSLEGYGFCGRGEGGAFTEGGALETGGLLPVNTGGGGLSEAYVHGFNLVNEGVKQLRGTSTAQVPGASACLVTAGEDVPTSALLLRS, from the coding sequence ATGGCAGCAGGATCGGGAGGCCTCAAGGACGCCACCGCCATCGTCGGCATAGGCCAGACGCCCTTCGCCAAGCGGCTCCCCGAGGACGAGCGCACCCTCGCCTGCCGTGCCGTCCTGGCCGCCCTCGACGACGCCGGGATCGCGCCCGGCGAGGTCGACGCCCTCGCCTCCTACACCATGGAGGAGACGGACGAGGTGGAGCTGGCGAAGGCCTGCGGCTTCGGGGACCTCACCTTCTTCAGCAAAGTCGGCTACGGAGGCGGCGGTTCGTGTGCCACCGTCGCCCATCTCGCCGCCGCCGTCGCGACCGGGCAGGCGAGCGTCGGGGTCGCCTGGCGGTCGCGCAAGCGGGGCAGCGGGCCCCGGCCCTGGACCGACACGGCCGTCCAGCTGCCGACCCCGGCCCAGTGGACCCGGCCGTTCGGGCTGCTCAGGCCGGTCGACGAGATCGCCATGCTCGCCCGCCGGTACATGCACGAGTACGGGGCCACCCGGGACCACCTGTTCAACGTCGCCCTGGCCTGCCGCAACCGCGCCAACCAGAACCCCGCCGCGATCATGTACGACCGGCCCCTCACCCGCGAGATGTACATGACGTCCCGCTGGATCAGCGAGCCGCTCTGTCTCTTCGACAACTGCCTGGAGACGGACGGGGCGCTGGCCTGCGTCGTCGTCTCCGCCGAGCGCGCCCGGGACTGCCGCCGCAAACCCGTCTACGTCCATTCCGCCGCCCAGTCGCTCCCCGCCCAGCACCACGGCATGGTCAACTACTGGAACGACGACCCCCTCACCGGACCGGCCTGGACCGCCGCCCGGCACCTGTGGAAGCACTCCGACCTGACGCCCCAGGACGTGGACGTCGCCCAGATCTACGACGCCTTCACGCCCCTGGTCCTGCTGTCCCTGGAGGGCTACGGCTTCTGCGGCCGGGGCGAGGGCGGGGCGTTCACCGAGGGCGGGGCGCTGGAGACCGGCGGGCTGCTGCCCGTGAACACCGGCGGGGGCGGACTGTCCGAGGCCTATGTGCACGGCTTCAACCTCGTCAACGAAGGGGTGAAGCAGCTGCGCGGGACCAGTACCGCGCAGGTGCCGGGCGCGTCGGCCTGCCTGGTCACGGCGGGCGAAGACGTGCCCACCTCCGCCCTTCTGCTGAGGAGTTGA
- a CDS encoding OB-fold domain-containing protein translates to MLRPVTDTDGAPFWEYTARGELRVQACAGCGELRFPPRPCCPHCQSFEAEWRRVSGRGRVWSYVVPHPPLLPGYAELAPYNVVVVELDEAPRIRLVGNLVAGPGKPVNSLATDRLRIGARVRAVFDDGLPRWVPERS, encoded by the coding sequence ATGCTGCGTCCCGTCACAGACACCGACGGCGCCCCGTTCTGGGAGTACACCGCCCGGGGCGAGCTCCGTGTCCAGGCCTGTGCCGGCTGCGGTGAGCTCCGCTTCCCGCCCCGGCCCTGCTGCCCGCACTGCCAGTCCTTCGAGGCTGAGTGGCGCCGGGTGTCCGGCCGGGGCCGTGTCTGGTCGTACGTCGTTCCGCATCCGCCGCTGCTGCCCGGCTACGCCGAGCTGGCGCCGTACAACGTGGTCGTCGTCGAGCTCGACGAGGCGCCGCGCATCCGGCTCGTCGGCAACCTCGTCGCCGGGCCCGGCAAGCCGGTCAACTCCCTTGCCACGGACCGTCTCCGCATCGGCGCCCGGGTGCGGGCCGTCTTCGACGACGGACTTCCCCGGTGGGTTCCGGAGCGGTCATGA
- a CDS encoding enoyl-CoA hydratase/isomerase family protein, with product MSSVLVSADEDSGVAVVTLNRPDRLNAVDPEMAGELARTWRELRFDDSVRAVVLTGAGERAFCTGIDRDAVVPQPNSPYAQDDPLLVIGPKANDLWKPVVAAVRGMACGGAFYLLGEAEFVVADTTAAFFDPHTTYGMVSAYESVLMAQRMPYGEVARMALMGTAERISARRAHEVGLVSELVEEGEALEAARACAAVIAGYPTEAVQGTVRALWAASEAGRSRGVAQAPHLIALGNATGERQARLFAGRRREYRLR from the coding sequence ATGAGCAGCGTGCTGGTCAGTGCCGACGAGGACAGCGGGGTCGCCGTCGTCACCCTCAACCGGCCGGACCGGCTCAACGCCGTCGATCCGGAGATGGCCGGAGAACTCGCCCGCACCTGGCGGGAGTTGCGGTTCGACGACTCCGTGCGGGCCGTCGTCCTCACCGGCGCCGGCGAACGCGCCTTCTGTACGGGCATCGACCGGGACGCCGTCGTGCCGCAGCCGAACTCGCCGTACGCGCAGGACGATCCGCTGCTCGTCATCGGGCCGAAGGCGAACGACCTGTGGAAGCCGGTCGTCGCCGCCGTGCGCGGGATGGCCTGCGGAGGCGCCTTCTATCTGCTCGGGGAGGCGGAGTTCGTGGTCGCCGACACCACCGCCGCCTTCTTCGACCCGCACACCACCTACGGCATGGTCAGCGCCTACGAGTCCGTATTGATGGCGCAGCGCATGCCGTACGGGGAGGTCGCGCGGATGGCGCTGATGGGGACGGCCGAGCGGATCTCCGCACGGCGGGCCCACGAGGTCGGGCTGGTGTCGGAACTCGTCGAGGAGGGCGAGGCGTTGGAGGCGGCGCGTGCGTGCGCCGCCGTCATCGCCGGGTATCCGACCGAGGCCGTACAGGGGACCGTACGGGCACTGTGGGCCGCGAGCGAGGCGGGGCGGTCCCGGGGCGTCGCACAGGCGCCGCATCTGATCGCGCTCGGGAACGCGACGGGTGAGCGGCAGGCCCGGCTGTTCGCGGGGCGGCGGCGGGAGTACCGGTTGCGTTGA
- a CDS encoding alpha/beta hydrolase, giving the protein MIDVNGIRLHIAEQGEGPLVVLLHGFPESWHSWRHQFGPLADAGFRVVAPDQRGYGRSDHPEDVAAYSILHLVGDVVGLVHALGEERAFVVGHDWGAPVAWHTALLRPDVVRGVAGLSVPPPFRGAQPPLRTMRERFDGRFYWNYFEQPGVAEAEFTADTRATLRKLLYSASGDAPGAGRPEQALVDLERGWLADAPDPEVLPEWLTEEDLDALTDSYARGFTGALNWYRNLDRNWELTAPWQGAVVSPPALYVYGDRDLVPAFPGTPELIERLPESMPSLRRKPLVLPGCGHWTQQERPAEVNEALLDFLTELRD; this is encoded by the coding sequence ATGATCGACGTGAACGGCATACGGCTGCACATCGCGGAACAGGGCGAGGGCCCGCTCGTGGTGCTGCTGCACGGCTTCCCTGAGTCCTGGCACTCCTGGCGGCACCAGTTCGGGCCGCTGGCCGATGCCGGTTTCCGGGTGGTCGCGCCCGACCAGCGCGGATACGGGCGCAGCGATCACCCCGAGGACGTGGCGGCGTACAGCATCCTCCACCTGGTGGGGGACGTGGTCGGACTGGTCCACGCGCTGGGCGAGGAGCGGGCGTTCGTCGTCGGACACGACTGGGGAGCGCCGGTGGCCTGGCACACCGCGCTGCTGCGGCCGGACGTGGTGCGCGGGGTGGCGGGTCTGAGCGTGCCGCCGCCGTTCCGTGGCGCGCAGCCGCCGCTCAGGACGATGCGGGAGCGGTTCGACGGGCGGTTCTACTGGAACTACTTCGAGCAGCCCGGGGTCGCCGAGGCCGAGTTCACCGCCGACACCCGCGCCACCCTGCGCAAGCTGCTGTACTCCGCCTCGGGTGACGCCCCGGGTGCCGGACGCCCCGAGCAGGCCCTGGTCGACTTGGAGCGTGGCTGGCTCGCGGACGCGCCGGACCCCGAGGTGCTGCCCGAGTGGCTGACCGAGGAAGACCTCGACGCCCTCACCGACAGCTACGCGCGGGGCTTCACCGGCGCGCTCAACTGGTACCGCAACCTGGACCGCAACTGGGAGCTGACCGCCCCCTGGCAGGGCGCGGTCGTGTCCCCGCCCGCGCTGTACGTGTACGGCGACCGGGACCTGGTTCCGGCCTTCCCGGGCACGCCCGAACTGATCGAGAGGCTGCCCGAGTCGATGCCCAGCCTGCGCCGGAAGCCGCTCGTGCTGCCGGGCTGCGGCCACTGGACGCAGCAGGAGCGGCCCGCCGAGGTGAACGAGGCGCTGCTCGACTTCCTGACGGAGCTGCGGGACTGA